In the Burkholderia glumae LMG 2196 = ATCC 33617 genome, one interval contains:
- the antB gene encoding anthranilate 1,2-dioxygenase small subunit, giving the protein MAVTHALQQSVEQFLYRMAELCDAQSWDEYLDLFDENSEYHVPQWDSEHVYTTDPKRGMSLIYYANRAGLEDRVFRLRTGKSAASTPLPRTLHQITNVRIAQGGQDELEVKANWVTFYARHGVAEHFFGRVTYQLRPHGESWKIMRKHVLLLNDTINAVLDFYHL; this is encoded by the coding sequence ATGGCTGTCACGCATGCGCTGCAACAATCGGTCGAGCAGTTTCTGTACCGGATGGCCGAGCTTTGCGACGCCCAGAGCTGGGACGAGTACCTCGACCTGTTCGACGAGAACAGCGAATACCACGTACCGCAGTGGGACTCCGAGCACGTGTATACCACCGACCCGAAGCGCGGCATGTCGCTGATCTACTACGCGAACCGCGCGGGGCTCGAGGATCGCGTGTTCCGGTTGCGCACGGGCAAGTCGGCGGCCTCCACGCCGCTGCCGCGCACGTTGCACCAGATCACCAACGTGCGGATCGCGCAAGGCGGCCAGGACGAGCTGGAAGTGAAGGCGAACTGGGTCACGTTCTACGCCCGCCACGGCGTGGCCGAGCACTTCTTCGGACGTGTCACCTACCAGCTGCGCCCGCACGGCGAGAGCTGGAAGATCATGCGCAAGCACGTGCTGCTGCTGAACGACACGATCAACGCCGTACTCGATTTCTACCATCTCTGA
- a CDS encoding EAL domain-containing protein, with protein sequence MNDKPILIHPADGAVPAQCTGCRTPPGQFGKLRFAFQPIVDTGTGAAYAYEALVRGPNGEPAAAVLETVDEASRYHFDQRCRTSAIEQAAALNIDVHLSINFMPNAVYRPEACIRSTLEAAEKFQFPSDRIIFETVEGENILGRSHLVDIFRSYRSFGFQTAIDDFGAGFSGLKLLADFQPDLIKLDMDLVRGVDTNAARQSIVRGVVSMCRELDIRVIAEGVETLGERDFFTAHGVSLMQGYLFAKPAFHSTPEPGAEWLAGAARLS encoded by the coding sequence ATGAACGACAAACCCATCCTCATCCATCCGGCGGACGGCGCCGTGCCCGCCCAATGCACGGGCTGCCGGACCCCGCCCGGTCAATTCGGGAAACTCAGGTTTGCGTTCCAGCCGATCGTCGACACCGGCACCGGCGCCGCCTATGCCTACGAGGCGCTGGTGCGCGGTCCCAACGGCGAGCCGGCCGCGGCGGTGCTGGAGACGGTCGACGAGGCGAGCCGCTACCATTTCGATCAACGCTGCCGGACCTCGGCCATCGAACAGGCCGCGGCGCTGAACATCGACGTGCATCTGTCGATCAATTTCATGCCGAACGCCGTCTATCGGCCCGAAGCCTGCATCCGCAGTACGCTCGAGGCCGCCGAGAAATTCCAGTTTCCGAGCGATCGCATCATTTTCGAGACGGTCGAGGGCGAGAACATCCTCGGCCGCTCGCATCTCGTGGATATTTTCCGCTCCTATCGCAGCTTCGGGTTTCAGACCGCCATCGACGATTTCGGCGCGGGCTTTTCCGGGCTGAAGCTGCTGGCCGACTTCCAGCCCGATCTGATCAAGCTGGACATGGATCTGGTGCGCGGCGTCGACACCAACGCCGCCCGGCAAAGCATCGTGCGTGGCGTGGTGTCGATGTGCCGCGAGCTGGACATCCGCGTCATCGCCGAAGGCGTCGAGACGCTCGGCGAGCGCGATTTCTTCACGGCGCACGGCGTCTCGCTGATGCAGGGCTATCTGTTCGCGAAGCCCGCGTTCCATTCGACGCCCGAGCCCGGCGCCGAGTGGCTGGCCGGGGCCGCGCGACTGTCCTGA
- a CDS encoding methyl-accepting chemotaxis protein, whose product MKISDLKIGVRLSAAFGIVVLLLIGTTLLGIRHIESSVDRMNGIVGQRYSLIAASSQIKNNGYKANAILSHLLLATTADQAKRYMDDYAVIRKLNADTYAKFEKQLTDEPSRALFRSQFEARSAYGQSVKKFFELVAANDRNGARDLYQGDMARLQDDYYTLVDKMVDFQAAQMNNDVAEATAEGHWAKLQMGVIALCALVASVLTGWFITRSITRPIHGAVALAEAVASGDLTHRLDVTGRDEVSRLLVALGKMIEGLNTIVGNVRGGTHAITLASQEVASGNMDLSTRTEQQASALEQTAAAMEQLTSTVKQNASNAQQANQIAGDASAVAVKGGEAVDRVVDTMNAIDASSRKVVEIIGVIEGIAFQTNILALNAAVEAARAGENGRGFAVVAGEVRSLAQRSAVAAKEIKTLIDDSVSHVGVGTGIVEQAGETIRQVVKSITAVSSIVNEMSASSREQSDGIEQINHAITQMDQVTQENAALVEESAAAAQALRNQADALADTVAAFRLEGDARRPVTAAARPSQRATPMPMLSVT is encoded by the coding sequence ATGAAAATTTCCGACTTGAAAATCGGGGTTCGTTTAAGCGCGGCATTCGGAATCGTCGTCTTGCTGCTGATCGGCACGACGTTGCTCGGCATCCGCCACATCGAATCGAGCGTCGACCGCATGAACGGCATCGTCGGTCAGCGTTATTCGCTAATCGCCGCCAGCAGTCAGATCAAGAACAACGGCTACAAGGCCAACGCCATTCTCAGCCACCTGCTGCTGGCCACCACGGCGGACCAGGCGAAACGGTACATGGATGACTATGCCGTCATCCGCAAGTTGAACGCCGACACTTACGCGAAATTCGAAAAGCAGCTGACCGACGAGCCGAGCCGCGCGCTGTTCAGGAGTCAGTTCGAAGCGCGCAGCGCCTACGGCCAGAGCGTCAAGAAATTCTTCGAGCTGGTGGCCGCCAACGATCGTAACGGCGCGCGCGACCTCTACCAGGGCGACATGGCGCGTCTGCAGGACGACTACTACACGCTGGTCGACAAGATGGTCGACTTCCAGGCGGCCCAGATGAACAACGACGTCGCCGAGGCCACGGCCGAGGGCCACTGGGCCAAGCTGCAGATGGGCGTCATCGCGCTCTGCGCGCTGGTGGCCTCGGTGCTGACCGGCTGGTTCATCACGCGCAGCATCACCCGGCCGATCCACGGCGCGGTGGCGCTGGCCGAGGCCGTGGCGAGCGGCGACCTCACGCATCGGCTCGACGTGACGGGCCGCGACGAGGTCTCGCGCCTGCTGGTCGCGCTCGGCAAGATGATCGAGGGCCTCAACACCATCGTCGGCAACGTGCGCGGCGGCACCCACGCCATCACGCTCGCCTCGCAGGAAGTGGCGAGCGGCAACATGGATCTCTCCACGCGCACCGAGCAGCAGGCGAGCGCGCTGGAACAGACCGCCGCCGCGATGGAGCAGCTCACCTCCACCGTCAAGCAGAACGCCAGCAACGCGCAGCAGGCCAACCAGATCGCGGGCGACGCCTCGGCGGTGGCCGTGAAGGGCGGCGAGGCGGTAGACCGCGTGGTGGACACCATGAACGCGATCGATGCCTCCTCGCGCAAGGTGGTGGAGATCATCGGCGTGATCGAGGGCATCGCGTTCCAGACCAACATCCTCGCGCTGAACGCGGCGGTGGAGGCCGCGCGCGCCGGCGAGAACGGCCGCGGCTTCGCGGTGGTGGCGGGCGAGGTGCGCAGCCTCGCGCAGCGCAGCGCGGTGGCGGCCAAGGAGATCAAGACGCTGATCGACGATTCGGTCAGCCACGTCGGGGTGGGCACCGGCATCGTCGAGCAGGCCGGCGAGACGATCCGGCAGGTGGTCAAGAGCATCACGGCGGTGTCGTCGATCGTCAACGAGATGAGCGCGTCGAGCCGCGAGCAGAGCGACGGCATCGAGCAGATCAACCACGCCATCACGCAGATGGATCAGGTCACGCAGGAGAACGCGGCGCTGGTCGAGGAAAGCGCCGCGGCGGCGCAGGCGCTGCGCAACCAGGCCGACGCGCTGGCCGATACCGTGGCCGCGTTCCGGCTCGAAGGCGACGCGCGCCGCCCCGTCACCGCGGCGGCCCGACCCTCGCAACGGGCGACCCCCATGCCCATGCTCTCCGTCACCTGA
- the antA gene encoding anthranilate 1,2-dioxygenase large subunit yields MNAGKVTSQWQEFVEGCLDFRPDEGVYRIARDMFTEPQLFDLEMEFIFEKNWIYACHESEIPQPHDFVTMRAGRQPLIVSRGGNGELNAMINACQHRGATLTRMGKGNQSTFTCPFHAWCYKSDGRLVKVKAPGEYGEDFDKSKRGLKKARIASYKGFVFVSLDAAGTDTLEDYLGDARVFLDMMVAQSPTGELEVLPGKSTYTYEGNWKLQNENGLDGYHVSTVHYNYVATVQHRQEANARKGGATAGTLDYSKLGAGDADTDDGWFAFRNGHSVLFSDMPNPSVRPGYASVMPRLVAAHGQQKAEWMMHRLRNLNVYPSLFFMDQISSQLRIVRPVAWNKTEIISQCIGVKGESDSDRESRIRQFEDFFNVSGMGTPDDLVEFREQQRGFQARLERWSDVSRGHQKWVAGETANTRLLGIAPVLCGTELTHEGLYVNQHGAWQKFLMQGLAQRSNAGKED; encoded by the coding sequence GTGAATGCAGGGAAAGTTACGTCGCAATGGCAGGAATTCGTCGAAGGATGCCTCGATTTCCGCCCGGACGAGGGCGTCTACCGCATTGCCCGAGACATGTTTACCGAGCCGCAACTGTTCGATCTGGAGATGGAGTTCATCTTCGAGAAGAACTGGATTTACGCGTGTCACGAGAGCGAGATTCCCCAGCCGCACGACTTCGTGACCATGCGGGCGGGCCGCCAGCCGCTGATCGTCTCGCGCGGCGGCAACGGCGAGCTGAACGCCATGATCAATGCCTGCCAGCATCGCGGCGCAACGCTCACGCGCATGGGCAAGGGCAACCAGTCCACCTTCACCTGTCCGTTTCATGCGTGGTGCTACAAGAGCGACGGGCGCCTCGTGAAGGTCAAGGCGCCGGGCGAGTATGGCGAGGACTTCGACAAGTCCAAGCGGGGTCTCAAGAAGGCGCGCATCGCCAGCTACAAGGGCTTCGTGTTCGTCAGCCTCGACGCGGCCGGCACCGACACGCTCGAAGACTATCTGGGCGACGCGCGCGTCTTCCTCGACATGATGGTGGCGCAGTCGCCCACCGGCGAGCTGGAAGTGCTGCCGGGCAAGTCCACCTACACCTACGAGGGAAACTGGAAGCTGCAGAACGAGAACGGCCTCGACGGCTATCACGTGAGTACCGTGCACTACAACTACGTCGCCACGGTGCAGCATCGGCAGGAGGCGAACGCGCGCAAGGGCGGCGCGACGGCCGGGACGCTCGACTACAGCAAGCTGGGCGCGGGCGATGCGGATACCGACGACGGCTGGTTCGCGTTCCGCAACGGTCACAGCGTGCTGTTCAGCGACATGCCCAACCCGAGCGTGCGCCCCGGCTATGCCTCCGTCATGCCGCGCCTCGTGGCTGCCCACGGCCAGCAGAAGGCCGAGTGGATGATGCACCGGCTGCGCAACCTGAACGTCTATCCGAGCCTGTTCTTCATGGACCAGATCAGTTCGCAGCTGCGCATCGTGCGCCCGGTCGCCTGGAACAAGACCGAAATCATCAGCCAGTGCATCGGAGTGAAAGGCGAATCGGACAGCGACCGCGAAAGCCGCATTCGCCAGTTCGAGGACTTCTTCAACGTATCGGGAATGGGCACGCCCGACGATCTCGTGGAATTCCGCGAGCAGCAGCGCGGCTTCCAGGCGCGCCTCGAACGCTGGAGCGACGTGTCGCGCGGGCATCAGAAATGGGTGGCGGGGGAGACGGCAAACACGCGCCTGCTCGGCATCGCCCCCGTGCTGTGCGGTACCGAGCTGACCCATGAGGGGCTTTACGTCAACCAGCACGGCGCCTGGCAGAAGTTTCTGATGCAGGGGCTCGCACAACGATCGAATGCCGGGAAGGAGGATTGA
- the antC gene encoding anthranilate 1,2-dioxygenase electron transfer component AntC, with product MNHRVAFSFADGKTVFFDIHKDELLLDAALRNGVNIPLDCREGVCGTCQGRCESGRYTQDYVDEEALSPADLAARKMLSCQTRVQSDASFYFDFASGLCSAAGTQSLTGRVAAVKQVSETTAILHVDASAHERRIDFLPGQYARLKVPGTDVWRSYSFANRPDDGNQLQFLIRLLPDGAMSNYLRERCAPGQTIEFEAPLGTFYLREAERPLVMVAGGTGLSAFLGMLDELAHQGGCARQVRLYYGVTHARDLCELERLTAYAQRIANFSAEIVVMNASDGWQGKTGLIPEHFDRDMLAAAPFDMYVCGPPPMVEAIKTWLARERVSDHRLYYEKFAESNSAQQAA from the coding sequence ATGAACCATAGGGTCGCTTTCAGCTTTGCCGACGGCAAGACCGTTTTCTTCGACATCCACAAGGACGAGCTGCTGCTCGACGCCGCGCTGCGCAACGGCGTGAACATTCCGCTCGACTGCCGCGAAGGCGTTTGCGGCACTTGCCAGGGGCGTTGCGAGTCGGGCCGCTATACCCAGGACTACGTCGACGAGGAAGCCCTGTCGCCGGCCGATCTCGCCGCGCGCAAGATGCTTTCATGCCAGACGCGGGTGCAGTCCGATGCGTCGTTCTACTTCGACTTCGCTTCGGGCCTGTGCAGCGCGGCTGGAACGCAATCGCTCACGGGCCGGGTCGCGGCGGTCAAGCAGGTATCCGAGACCACCGCCATCCTGCACGTGGACGCAAGCGCCCATGAGCGGCGCATCGATTTTCTGCCGGGGCAGTACGCACGGCTGAAGGTGCCGGGCACGGACGTTTGGCGTTCCTATTCGTTCGCCAACCGGCCGGACGACGGCAACCAGTTGCAGTTCCTGATTCGCCTGCTGCCCGACGGCGCGATGAGCAACTATCTGCGCGAACGTTGCGCGCCGGGTCAGACGATCGAGTTCGAGGCACCGCTCGGGACCTTCTATCTGCGCGAGGCGGAGCGGCCCCTCGTGATGGTCGCGGGCGGCACGGGTCTTTCGGCATTTCTCGGCATGCTCGACGAGCTCGCGCATCAGGGCGGCTGCGCGCGGCAGGTGCGTCTCTACTATGGCGTGACCCACGCTCGCGACCTCTGCGAGCTCGAGCGCCTGACGGCATACGCGCAGCGCATCGCCAACTTCTCGGCCGAGATCGTGGTGATGAACGCCTCGGACGGGTGGCAGGGAAAAACGGGGCTCATCCCCGAGCATTTCGACCGGGACATGCTGGCGGCGGCGCCGTTCGACATGTACGTATGCGGACCGCCGCCCATGGTGGAAGCCATCAAGACATGGCTTGCGCGAGAACGGGTGAGCGATCATCGCCTCTACTACGAGAAATTCGCCGAGAGCAACAGCGCGCAACAGGCTGCATAA
- a CDS encoding chemotaxis protein produces the protein MHMTTKTMQRSVDERTTLTSNNRLELLLFRLGQPRPGTARALYGINVFKIREIVSMPEVTPIAGSPAHFVGAVDIRGQIIPVIDLASLIGSTSDKVPAILLVTEFSRGTQAFAVEEVEDIIRLEWKEVLSAETSGTAGYVTGIARIDAGEGKTQLAQLLDVEQVMRDVFPEQHEDVKREDVGDAVRTAGGCILAADDSGFARALIDQALTALEAPHVIASNGEMAWNMLLKLAEEADEANVPVRDKVSLVITDLEMPEMDGFMLTRKIKADERLRHIPVIIHSSLTGNANEAHARNAGANGYITKFAPAELSAAIRKALAA, from the coding sequence ATGCATATGACCACAAAGACGATGCAACGAAGCGTTGACGAACGAACCACGCTGACCAGCAACAACCGTTTGGAACTGCTCCTGTTTCGTCTGGGGCAGCCGCGGCCGGGCACCGCGCGCGCGCTGTACGGCATCAACGTGTTCAAGATCCGCGAGATCGTGTCCATGCCCGAAGTCACCCCGATCGCGGGCTCGCCGGCCCATTTCGTGGGCGCGGTGGACATTCGCGGCCAGATCATTCCGGTGATCGACCTCGCCTCGCTGATCGGCTCGACTTCCGACAAGGTGCCGGCGATCCTGCTGGTCACCGAGTTCTCGCGCGGCACGCAGGCGTTCGCCGTCGAGGAAGTCGAGGACATCATCAGGCTCGAATGGAAGGAAGTGCTGAGCGCGGAAACCAGCGGCACCGCCGGCTACGTCACCGGCATCGCGCGGATCGACGCCGGCGAGGGCAAGACCCAGCTCGCCCAACTGCTCGACGTCGAGCAGGTGATGCGCGACGTGTTCCCCGAGCAGCACGAGGACGTCAAGCGCGAGGACGTGGGCGACGCGGTGCGCACGGCGGGCGGCTGCATCCTCGCCGCCGACGATTCCGGCTTCGCGCGCGCGCTGATCGACCAGGCGCTCACGGCGCTGGAGGCGCCGCACGTGATCGCCTCGAACGGCGAAATGGCCTGGAACATGCTGCTGAAGCTGGCCGAGGAAGCCGACGAGGCGAACGTGCCGGTGCGCGACAAGGTCTCGCTCGTCATCACCGACCTGGAAATGCCCGAGATGGACGGCTTCATGCTCACGCGCAAGATCAAGGCCGACGAGCGCCTGCGTCACATTCCCGTGATCATCCATTCGTCGCTGACCGGCAACGCCAACGAGGCCCACGCGCGCAATGCCGGCGCCAACGGCTACATCACGAAGTTCGCGCCGGCCGAGCTGTCGGCGGCGATCCGCAAGGCGCTGGCAGCCTGA
- a CDS encoding AraC family transcriptional regulator encodes MHTSAVNEARGIDALRHDLEGARDWMASICGPHALRARSPDKLQFHHSGTVMRSMASTLGYVEYGTDVTVSVDKAAPLNCYSVSLPLSGYQELSAQGRRWLSDQDHGIVLSPHERQDLAITGNCRKIIVAIPGQALRQVLEGLLQRPLQAPLTFEPRMSAAEGDQAAWWRMVRFLLAELERAAPLLEHQQMAENLEQALIKGLLLCQPHNYSPALAGLVQPACPHYLLRARQFIHDNAREDIALEDIEQAAGVSRYKLFEGFRHHFGQAPMAYLKGHRLEAVRREMLGDRSERNVSAIAMNWGFSHLGRFSSDYKQRFGETPSQTLKRATRRAA; translated from the coding sequence ATGCATACGTCCGCCGTCAATGAGGCCCGCGGTATCGACGCGCTGCGTCACGACCTCGAAGGCGCGCGGGACTGGATGGCGTCGATTTGCGGCCCGCACGCGCTGCGGGCCCGGAGCCCGGACAAGCTGCAGTTCCATCATTCGGGCACGGTGATGCGGTCGATGGCGAGCACCTTGGGGTACGTCGAGTACGGCACCGACGTCACCGTCTCGGTGGACAAGGCGGCGCCGCTCAACTGCTACAGCGTGAGCTTGCCGCTCAGCGGCTACCAGGAGCTGTCCGCCCAGGGACGGCGGTGGCTGTCGGACCAGGACCACGGCATCGTGCTGTCGCCGCACGAGCGGCAGGATCTGGCGATCACGGGCAATTGCCGCAAGATCATCGTGGCCATTCCGGGCCAGGCGCTGCGCCAGGTGCTCGAAGGGCTGCTGCAACGGCCGCTGCAGGCGCCTTTGACCTTCGAACCCCGGATGAGTGCCGCCGAGGGGGACCAGGCCGCCTGGTGGCGCATGGTCAGATTCCTGCTGGCCGAGCTGGAGCGGGCCGCGCCGCTGCTGGAGCACCAGCAGATGGCGGAGAACCTCGAGCAGGCCCTGATCAAGGGGCTGCTGCTCTGTCAGCCGCACAACTACTCGCCGGCGCTCGCCGGCCTGGTGCAGCCGGCCTGCCCGCACTATCTGTTGCGCGCTAGGCAGTTTATCCACGACAACGCCCGCGAGGATATCGCGCTCGAGGACATCGAGCAGGCGGCCGGCGTGTCGCGCTACAAGCTGTTCGAGGGCTTCCGGCATCACTTCGGTCAGGCGCCCATGGCCTATCTGAAGGGGCACCGGCTCGAAGCGGTGCGGCGGGAGATGCTCGGCGACCGCTCGGAACGCAATGTTTCGGCGATCGCGATGAACTGGGGCTTCTCGCATCTTGGCCGCTTTTCCAGCGACTACAAGCAGCGCTTCGGCGAAACCCCGTCGCAAACCCTCAAGCGCGCGACGCGGCGAGCCGCGTGA
- a CDS encoding 2-oxoglutarate dehydrogenase E1 component encodes MFSRYPEYATTAGFVRAEVRDASQSAKPLLIGRFVDAHRHAGYRVADIDPLRTVAPARIPELDPGFHGLSPDEPLDAPLVGFETARTVGELARQLKQRYCGAVALDCSGVRDETRRRWLFGRLESAASNRAPAPEQQQAVLAQLLAAESWERIVAGRFAGAKRFSLEGCESLIPLLAAVIDTAARHRVGRLFLGMPHRGRLNALVNVMGMSATQILARLDPDSALAATQADLPYHLGGIARRRAPHGEITVQLAHNPSHLQSVYPVVVGMARAYQDAHGAAACLPVVVHGDAAFAGQGVVTETLNLARNAGYSPAGTLHVIVNNQIGFTTPNRMNAEAHTYCTDVARSVDAPVLRVNADRPDEVLRAVAIAFDYRTAFHADIVIDLIGYRRLGHSEHDIPALTQPMLQAAIDAHPGVAELYHASLDGVPPLDALREAAEHALLHDEASHDDTAGAAAAAIRPLHALSLARLRGLTAELTRVPPGARLHEFVAGLIDRWRDAAAGKTDRVDWSFAESLAYASLLDDGFGVRLSGMDVGRGTFMHRHAVWHLQDGGADAGSLHTPLGAIAADHHVRFDIVNSPLTEEAVLGFEYGYSVATRDALTIWEAQFGDFVNGAQVFVDQYLAAGEQKWGYRSRLTVLLPHGHEGVGPEHSSGYLGRFLQLCADENLRVVCPSTSAQWFHLLRQQAAARQPKPLVVMSPKSQLYGNARSHSSLTELLDGTFATVIADPSVSDAARVRKVVLSSGKFHYALQEARDAAGDASVALVRVEQLYPFPQLELACALAAFGNLETVVWAQEEDVNQGAWRFVRDELEAVLPAGCRLSAVCRTLTASGAHASVRAHQAEQQRLVARALGPREAAPGSHAAPADAGAAEPAEEAAVHD; translated from the coding sequence ATGTTCAGCCGATATCCCGAATACGCCACCACCGCCGGCTTTGTCCGCGCCGAGGTGCGAGACGCTTCGCAAAGCGCGAAGCCCTTGCTGATCGGCCGTTTCGTCGATGCGCACCGCCACGCCGGATACCGCGTGGCCGACATCGATCCGCTGCGGACCGTCGCGCCGGCCCGCATCCCCGAACTCGATCCGGGCTTCCACGGGCTCAGCCCCGACGAGCCGCTCGACGCGCCGCTCGTGGGCTTCGAGACGGCGCGCACCGTCGGCGAGCTGGCGCGGCAGCTCAAGCAACGCTACTGCGGCGCCGTCGCGCTCGATTGCAGCGGCGTGCGCGACGAAACGCGCCGGCGCTGGCTGTTCGGCCGGCTCGAGTCCGCCGCGTCGAACCGCGCGCCGGCACCCGAGCAGCAGCAAGCCGTGCTGGCCCAGTTGCTCGCGGCCGAAAGCTGGGAACGCATCGTGGCCGGCCGCTTCGCCGGCGCGAAGCGCTTCTCGCTCGAAGGCTGCGAAAGCCTGATTCCGCTGCTGGCCGCCGTGATCGACACCGCCGCCCGCCACCGGGTGGGCCGGCTGTTCCTCGGCATGCCGCACCGCGGCCGGCTCAACGCGCTCGTGAACGTGATGGGCATGAGCGCGACGCAGATCCTGGCGCGGCTCGACCCCGACTCGGCGCTCGCCGCGACGCAGGCCGACCTGCCCTACCACCTCGGCGGCATCGCCCGCCGGCGCGCGCCGCACGGCGAGATCACGGTGCAGCTGGCGCACAACCCCTCGCATCTGCAAAGCGTCTATCCGGTGGTGGTCGGCATGGCGCGCGCCTACCAGGACGCGCACGGCGCGGCCGCCTGCCTGCCGGTGGTGGTGCATGGCGACGCCGCCTTCGCCGGCCAGGGCGTCGTGACCGAAACGCTGAATCTGGCGCGCAACGCCGGTTATTCGCCGGCCGGCACGCTGCATGTGATCGTGAACAACCAGATCGGCTTCACCACGCCGAACCGCATGAACGCCGAGGCGCACACCTATTGCACGGACGTGGCGCGCAGCGTCGATGCGCCGGTGCTGCGCGTGAACGCCGACCGTCCGGACGAGGTACTGCGCGCCGTGGCGATCGCGTTCGACTACCGGACGGCCTTTCATGCCGACATCGTCATCGACCTGATCGGCTACCGCCGCCTGGGCCATTCCGAGCACGACATCCCGGCGCTCACCCAGCCGATGCTGCAGGCGGCGATCGACGCGCATCCGGGCGTGGCGGAGCTGTACCATGCGTCGCTCGACGGCGTGCCGCCGCTCGACGCGCTGCGCGAGGCGGCCGAGCATGCGCTGCTGCATGACGAGGCGAGCCACGACGACACCGCCGGCGCCGCTGCCGCCGCCATCAGGCCGCTGCACGCGCTGTCGCTCGCGCGGCTGCGCGGCTTGACCGCCGAGCTTACGCGCGTGCCGCCGGGCGCGCGCCTGCACGAATTCGTGGCCGGGCTGATCGACCGCTGGCGCGATGCGGCCGCCGGCAAGACGGACCGCGTGGACTGGAGCTTCGCCGAGAGCCTGGCCTATGCGTCGCTGCTCGACGACGGCTTCGGCGTGCGGCTCTCGGGCATGGACGTGGGGCGCGGCACCTTCATGCATCGGCACGCCGTATGGCATCTGCAGGACGGCGGCGCCGATGCCGGCAGCCTGCACACCCCGCTCGGCGCGATCGCCGCCGACCACCACGTCAGGTTCGACATCGTCAACTCGCCGCTGACCGAGGAGGCCGTGCTCGGCTTCGAGTACGGCTACAGCGTCGCGACGCGCGACGCGCTGACGATCTGGGAGGCGCAGTTCGGCGACTTCGTAAACGGCGCGCAGGTGTTCGTCGATCAGTACCTCGCGGCAGGCGAACAGAAGTGGGGCTACCGATCGCGGCTGACGGTGCTGCTGCCGCACGGCCACGAGGGCGTGGGTCCGGAGCATTCGAGCGGCTATCTCGGCCGGTTCCTGCAACTGTGCGCGGACGAGAACCTGCGCGTGGTATGCCCGTCCACCTCGGCACAGTGGTTCCATCTGCTGCGCCAGCAGGCGGCGGCGCGGCAGCCGAAGCCGCTCGTCGTGATGTCGCCGAAATCGCAGCTGTACGGCAACGCGCGCTCGCACTCGAGCCTGACCGAGCTGCTCGACGGCACCTTCGCCACCGTGATCGCGGACCCGTCGGTGAGCGACGCGGCGCGCGTGAGGAAGGTGGTGCTGTCGAGCGGCAAATTCCATTACGCGCTGCAGGAAGCCCGCGACGCGGCCGGCGACGCGAGCGTCGCGCTGGTACGCGTCGAGCAGCTGTATCCGTTCCCGCAGCTCGAGCTGGCATGCGCGCTCGCGGCATTCGGCAATCTCGAGACGGTGGTCTGGGCGCAGGAAGAGGACGTGAACCAGGGCGCCTGGCGGTTCGTCCGCGACGAGCTGGAAGCGGTGCTGCCGGCGGGCTGCCGCCTGAGCGCGGTGTGCCGGACGCTGACGGCGTCGGGCGCGCATGCTTCGGTGCGCGCGCATCAGGCCGAGCAGCAGCGGCTGGTGGCGCGCGCGCTCGGGCCACGCGAGGCGGCGCCCGGCAGCCACGCGGCGCCGGCCGATGCCGGGGCCGCCGAGCCCGCCGAGGAGGCCGCCGTCCACGATTGA